A DNA window from Salvelinus sp. IW2-2015 linkage group LG4q.1:29, ASM291031v2, whole genome shotgun sequence contains the following coding sequences:
- the LOC111962229 gene encoding pseudouridylate synthase 7 homolog isoform X1, translated as MGGFQGVTISGVKHTCVGKLAYFIVRSLLNPCTSRSIRNSLWVALRYHTPHLLTADIRAPGICQIHSFFFKVPISNLLGPMADTEPMLVPAAGGEKRACPALEEEEVDHNTKRPRVQKEEKNGGPSHKLPQDEGEEPEGEETEPLEEDGEGEGLGSGEAFAEMMKHGLTELDVGILKFVSEHKGFSGILKERYSDFVVHEINREGKTVLLDDLSVPEEAEEAPVEQPESQVFTEEQKQQLEQLQLFKNKEGNVSIEVADDTKEKRTLVHKAVKTLYPGLETKTEEREGKKFIVAYHAAGQKALAAPRKHSWPKSRGAFCHFVLYKENRDTMEAINVLSKFLRMRPNVFSYMGTKDKRAITVQEIAVLKITAERLSHLNKCLNNFKLGNFCYKKHPLKLGELQGNHFTVVIRNITGTEEQVQQAMSSLRETGFINYYGMQRFGTTAVPTHQVGKAILQDNWKEVIDLILKPRPGAEKGYLVKCREEWAQSQDPEAALQKLPVKRCVEGQLLRGLSMYGKKNIITAFAMIPRNNRLMYIHSYQSFMWNTMVSRRIEAFGLKAVEGDLVLRGGTAFVLSAAEAETHSIQDVVMPLPGFDVIYPTHHVGKGYREMLSADNLDIDNMRHRVRDYSLAGAYRRILIKPSDVSWEVINYEDPRVSLIHTDVEKLEDQPPPVFNKEGKYRALRMEFSLPPSTYATMAIREVLKMDTSIKNQTQLNTTWLN; from the exons ATGGGCGGGTTTCAAGGAGTGACTATTTCCGGAGTCAAACACACGTGTGTAGGAAAACTGGCGTACTTTATTGTGCGCTCTCTACTAAACCCCTGTACGAGCAG GTCCATCAGGAATTCTCTTTGGGTTGCTTTGAGGTACCATACACCCCATCTACTAACTGCTGACATCCGAGCACCAGGTATCTGCCAGATACACAGCTTTTTCTTTAAGGTCCCTatcagcaatct CTTGGGCCCTATGGCCGACACAGAGCCCATGCTGGTCCCTGCCGctgggggggagaagagagcatGCCCTgctttggaggaggaggaggttgacCACAACACCAAGAGACCCAGAGTCCAGAAGGAAGAGAAGAACGGAGGGCCCTCTCACAAGCTGCCCCAGGATGAGGGAGAAGAGCCAGAGGGGGAAGAGACGGAGCCATTGGAAGAGGATGGAGAAGGGGAAGGGTTGGGGTCAGGAGAGGCCTTTGCAGAGATGATGAAGCATGGCCTCACAGAGCTGGATGTGGGGATTCTGAAGTTTGTCAGTGAACACAAGGGGTTCTCAGGCATTCTCAAGGAGAG GTACTCTGACTTTGTGGTGCACGAGATCAACAGAGAAGGCAAGACAGTGCTGTTGGATGATCTCTCCGTTCCTGAGGAGGCTGAG GAGGCCCCGGTAGAGCAGCCAGAGTCCCAGGTTTTCACAGAGGAGCAGAAACAGCAGCTGGAGCAGCTACAACTCTTCAAGAACAAAGAGGGCAATGTCTCTATAGAG GTAGCCGATGACACAAAAGAGAAGCGGACCCTGGTCCACAAGGCTGTGAAGACCCTGTACCCTGGACTGGAGACCAAGACAGAGGAGCGGGAGGGAAAGAAGTTCATCGTGGCCTACCACGCAGCCGGGCAGAAAGCCCTCGCAG CCCCCAGGAAACACTCCTGGCCTAAGAGCCGCGGGGCCTTCTGCCACTTCGTCCTCTACAAGGAGAACAGAGACACCATGGAGGCCATCAACGTGCTCTCGAAGTTCCTCag GATGAGGCCCAATGTCTTCTCCTACATGGGGACCAAGGACAAGAGAGCCATCACTGTGCAGGAGATTGCAGTTCTCAA GATCACAGCAGAAAGACTGTCTCACCTCAACAAGTGCCTCAATAACTTTAAACTGGGAAACTTCTGCTACAAGAAACACCCTCTGAAGCTGGGAGAACTACAGGGCAATCACTTCACTGTGGTCATCAG GAACATCACAGGGACAGAGGAGCAGGTCCAGCAGGCCATGTCCTCCCTTAGAGAGACGGGCTTCATCAACTACTATGGCATGCAGCGCTTTGGCACCACCGCCGTGCCCACACACCAAGTTGGCAA GGCCATCTTGCAAGACAACTGGAAGGAAGTGATAGATCTGATCCTGAAGCCTCGCCCTGGAG CGGAGAAAGGTTATCTGGTGAAGTGCCGTGAGGAGTGGGCCCAGTCCCAGGACCCAGAAGCAGCGCTGCAGAAGCTGCCTGTTAAACGCTGTGTGGAGGGACAGCTGCTCCGAGGTCTCTCCATGTACGGCAAGAAGAACATCATCACTGCCTTCGCCATG ATCCCTCGTAACAACCGACTGATGTACATCCACAGCTACCAGAGCTTTATGTGGAACACCATGGTCAGCAGACGCATTGAGGCCTTCGGACTGAAGGCTGTGGAGGGAGACCTCGTGCTCAGGGGAG GCACTGCATTCGTGCTGTCCGCAGCAGAGGCCGAGACCCACTCTATCCAAGACGTGGTGATGCCCCTACCAGGGTTTGACGTCATCTACCCCACTCACCACG TGGGTAAGGGCTACAGGGAGATGCTGAGTGCAGATAACCTGGACATTGACAACATGAGACACAGGGTGAGGGACTACTCTCTGGCCGGGGCCTACCGACGCATCCTCATCAAACCCAGTGACGTCAGCTG GGAGGTGATTAACTATGAGGACCCTCGTGTCTCCCTGATCCACACTGATGTGGAGAAACTAGAGGACCAACCTCCCCCAGTCTTCAACAAAG AGGGGAAGTACAGGGCTCTGAGGATGGagttctccctgcctccctctaccTACGCCACCATGGCCATCAGAGAGGTGCTCAAGATGGACACCAGCATCAAGAACCAGACTCAGCTCAACACCACCTGGCTAAACTAA
- the LOC111962229 gene encoding pseudouridylate synthase 7 homolog isoform X2, which produces MADTEPMLVPAAGGEKRACPALEEEEVDHNTKRPRVQKEEKNGGPSHKLPQDEGEEPEGEETEPLEEDGEGEGLGSGEAFAEMMKHGLTELDVGILKFVSEHKGFSGILKERYSDFVVHEINREGKTVLLDDLSVPEEAEEAPVEQPESQVFTEEQKQQLEQLQLFKNKEGNVSIEVADDTKEKRTLVHKAVKTLYPGLETKTEEREGKKFIVAYHAAGQKALAAPRKHSWPKSRGAFCHFVLYKENRDTMEAINVLSKFLRMRPNVFSYMGTKDKRAITVQEIAVLKITAERLSHLNKCLNNFKLGNFCYKKHPLKLGELQGNHFTVVIRNITGTEEQVQQAMSSLRETGFINYYGMQRFGTTAVPTHQVGKAILQDNWKEVIDLILKPRPGAEKGYLVKCREEWAQSQDPEAALQKLPVKRCVEGQLLRGLSMYGKKNIITAFAMIPRNNRLMYIHSYQSFMWNTMVSRRIEAFGLKAVEGDLVLRGGTAFVLSAAEAETHSIQDVVMPLPGFDVIYPTHHVGKGYREMLSADNLDIDNMRHRVRDYSLAGAYRRILIKPSDVSWEVINYEDPRVSLIHTDVEKLEDQPPPVFNKEGKYRALRMEFSLPPSTYATMAIREVLKMDTSIKNQTQLNTTWLN; this is translated from the exons ATGGCCGACACAGAGCCCATGCTGGTCCCTGCCGctgggggggagaagagagcatGCCCTgctttggaggaggaggaggttgacCACAACACCAAGAGACCCAGAGTCCAGAAGGAAGAGAAGAACGGAGGGCCCTCTCACAAGCTGCCCCAGGATGAGGGAGAAGAGCCAGAGGGGGAAGAGACGGAGCCATTGGAAGAGGATGGAGAAGGGGAAGGGTTGGGGTCAGGAGAGGCCTTTGCAGAGATGATGAAGCATGGCCTCACAGAGCTGGATGTGGGGATTCTGAAGTTTGTCAGTGAACACAAGGGGTTCTCAGGCATTCTCAAGGAGAG GTACTCTGACTTTGTGGTGCACGAGATCAACAGAGAAGGCAAGACAGTGCTGTTGGATGATCTCTCCGTTCCTGAGGAGGCTGAG GAGGCCCCGGTAGAGCAGCCAGAGTCCCAGGTTTTCACAGAGGAGCAGAAACAGCAGCTGGAGCAGCTACAACTCTTCAAGAACAAAGAGGGCAATGTCTCTATAGAG GTAGCCGATGACACAAAAGAGAAGCGGACCCTGGTCCACAAGGCTGTGAAGACCCTGTACCCTGGACTGGAGACCAAGACAGAGGAGCGGGAGGGAAAGAAGTTCATCGTGGCCTACCACGCAGCCGGGCAGAAAGCCCTCGCAG CCCCCAGGAAACACTCCTGGCCTAAGAGCCGCGGGGCCTTCTGCCACTTCGTCCTCTACAAGGAGAACAGAGACACCATGGAGGCCATCAACGTGCTCTCGAAGTTCCTCag GATGAGGCCCAATGTCTTCTCCTACATGGGGACCAAGGACAAGAGAGCCATCACTGTGCAGGAGATTGCAGTTCTCAA GATCACAGCAGAAAGACTGTCTCACCTCAACAAGTGCCTCAATAACTTTAAACTGGGAAACTTCTGCTACAAGAAACACCCTCTGAAGCTGGGAGAACTACAGGGCAATCACTTCACTGTGGTCATCAG GAACATCACAGGGACAGAGGAGCAGGTCCAGCAGGCCATGTCCTCCCTTAGAGAGACGGGCTTCATCAACTACTATGGCATGCAGCGCTTTGGCACCACCGCCGTGCCCACACACCAAGTTGGCAA GGCCATCTTGCAAGACAACTGGAAGGAAGTGATAGATCTGATCCTGAAGCCTCGCCCTGGAG CGGAGAAAGGTTATCTGGTGAAGTGCCGTGAGGAGTGGGCCCAGTCCCAGGACCCAGAAGCAGCGCTGCAGAAGCTGCCTGTTAAACGCTGTGTGGAGGGACAGCTGCTCCGAGGTCTCTCCATGTACGGCAAGAAGAACATCATCACTGCCTTCGCCATG ATCCCTCGTAACAACCGACTGATGTACATCCACAGCTACCAGAGCTTTATGTGGAACACCATGGTCAGCAGACGCATTGAGGCCTTCGGACTGAAGGCTGTGGAGGGAGACCTCGTGCTCAGGGGAG GCACTGCATTCGTGCTGTCCGCAGCAGAGGCCGAGACCCACTCTATCCAAGACGTGGTGATGCCCCTACCAGGGTTTGACGTCATCTACCCCACTCACCACG TGGGTAAGGGCTACAGGGAGATGCTGAGTGCAGATAACCTGGACATTGACAACATGAGACACAGGGTGAGGGACTACTCTCTGGCCGGGGCCTACCGACGCATCCTCATCAAACCCAGTGACGTCAGCTG GGAGGTGATTAACTATGAGGACCCTCGTGTCTCCCTGATCCACACTGATGTGGAGAAACTAGAGGACCAACCTCCCCCAGTCTTCAACAAAG AGGGGAAGTACAGGGCTCTGAGGATGGagttctccctgcctccctctaccTACGCCACCATGGCCATCAGAGAGGTGCTCAAGATGGACACCAGCATCAAGAACCAGACTCAGCTCAACACCACCTGGCTAAACTAA
- the hdac10 gene encoding polyamine deacetylase HDAC10 isoform X1, producing the protein MSSGTALIYDEEMTRYKLLWVDPACKIEIPERLTVSHTALQEEGLAERCVSVPIRQATDAEILLAHSEEYLEAVKKTPYMSLDELRTFTQQYGDVYFHPNIYHCAKLAIGATLQLVDSVMTGKVRNGMALVRPPGHHSQRSAANGFCVFNNVAIAAHYAKKQYGIKRVLIVDWDVHHGQGVQFAFEDDPSVLYFSWHRYEHQGFWPNLRESDYDSVGKEKGAGFNINVPWNKVGMENSDYLSVFFHVLLPIAYEFSPDLVFVCAGFDSAIGDPEGHMCATPDIFAHLTHLLKSLAGGKLCAVLEGGYNLISLSQSVCQTVQTLLGDPTPQTSELNGPCESALESIQCVRSAHKPYWACLKHTVAPPVSEPSTKRCKLAEKEEGVQAEEGQKEEGDGQKAEEEEVVWMKPPSRLAPPVHTEVAIPADLEVPDRCDRVRSSLAPTLQILQRLRDNFFEGSAEEEALMSLCSVIALFEKMKKQEIRNGLALVPDVSVAMLCAAQHAQMSLTNRLLLVYLGDGEIPTYITEDGKALVVQISSKEPEEQKSRYQVSVCLKKGCSDVAGLMQAVLCLLLPLAYEYDPGLVLLVQGPGSEVGKAAWAQITSLLQGLAQGHTLALIQEGEKEAVGTTAASLLGDPAPSLGPLGAPLPEDMEAMERLRQRLQTHWGLLQNAAAKGKEVEEKGQNQD; encoded by the exons ATGTCGTCTGGAACCGCTTTGATTTATGATGAGGAGATGACTCGCTACAAACTGCTATGGGTTGA CCCGGCTTGTAAAATTGAGATCCCTGAGCGTCTGACTGTCAGTCACACAGCTCTGCAGGAGGAGGGTCTGGCTGAGCGCTGTGTCTCTGTGCCTATACGCCAGGCCACCGACGCAGAGATCCTACTGGCTCACAG TGAGGAGTACCTGGAAGCAGTAAAGAAGACACCATACATGAGCCTTGATGAGCTGAGGACATTCACCCAGCAGTATGGGGATGTCTACTTCCACCCG AACATCTACCATTGTGCCAAGTTGGCCATCGGGGCCACTCTCCAGCTGGTGGACAGTGTGATGACGGGGAAAGTAAGGAACGGCATGGCCTTGGTCAG accccCAGGACACCACAGTCAGCGCAGTGCTGCCAACGGCTTCTGTGTGTTCAACAACGTGGCCATCGCTGCCCACTATGCCAAGAAACAGTACGGTATCAAGAG GGTGTTGATAGTGGACTGGGACGTGCATCACGGACAGGGGGTGCAGTTCGCTTTTGAGGATGACCCAAG TGTGCTGTACTTTTCCTGGCACCGCTATGAGCACCAAGGCTTTTGGCCCAACCTGAGGGAATCAGACTATGACAGTGTGGGCAAGGAGAAGGGTGCTGGCTTCAACATCAACGTACCCTGGAACAAG GTGGGGATGGAGAACAGTGATTACCTTTCTGTCTTCTTCCATGTTCTCCTACCCATCGCATATGAG TTCAGTCCAGATTTGGTCTTTGTGTGTGCAGGCTTTGACTCCGCCATTGGAGACCCAGAG GGTCACATGTGTGCCACCCCAGACATCTTTGCCCACCTGACCCACCTCCTGAAGTCCCTGGCTGGGGGGAAACTGTGTGCTGTCCTGGAG GGAGGGTACAACTTGATCTCACTGTCCCAATCAGTGTGCCAGACCGTCCAGACCTTACTCGGAGATCCCACCCCCCAAACGTCAGAACTGAACGGCCCATGTGAGAG TGCTCTGGAGTCCATTCAGTGTGTTAGATCAGCTCACAAGCCATACTGGGCCTGCCTCAAACACACAG TTGCCCCACCCGTGTCTGAGCCCAGCACTAAACGCTGTAAGCTGGCAGAGAAGGAAGAGGGTGTGCAGGCTGAGGAGGGTCAGAAAGAAGAGGGGGATGGTCAGAAagcggaggaagaggaggtggtgtGGATGAAGCCTCCGTCCCGGTTGGCTCCTCCGGTCCACACTGAAGTGGCAATCCCTGCTGACCTGGAGGTCCCTGACAGATGTGACCGTGTGAGGTCATCACTGGCCCCAACTCTTCAGATACTGCAAAGACTAAG GGATAACTTTTTTGAAGGGTCGGCGGAGGAGGAAGCTCTCATGTCTCTCTGCAGCGTCATCGCGCTCTTTGAAAAGATGAAGAAACAAGAG ATTCGTAACGGTCTGGCGCTGGTGCCTGATGTCTCCGTGGCGATGCTGTGTGCCGCGCAGCATGCTCAGATGTCTCTCACCAACCG GTTATTGCTGGTGTACCTGGGGGATGGGGAGATCCCGACATACATCACTGAGGACGG GAAAGCACTCGTGGTGCAGATCAGCAGTAAGGAGCCAGAGGAGCAGAAATCCAGATATCAGGTTTCTGTGTGTCTGAAAAAG GGCTGCAGTGATGTGGCGGGGTTGATGCAGGCTGTGCTGTGCCTGCTCCTGCCTCTGGCCTATGAGTATGACCCTGGGCTGGTGCTGCTGGTGCAGGGGCCAGGCAGTGAGGTGGGGAAGGCAGCCTGGGCACAGATCACCAGCCTACTCCAGGGCCTGGCACAGGGCCACACACTTGCCCTTATACAG GAGGGTGAGAAGGAGGCTGTAGGGACCACAGCAGCCTCTCTGCTGGGGGACCCTGCTCCCTCTCTGGGACCCCTGGGGGCCCCTCTCCCTGAGGACATGGAGGCCatggagagactgagacagaggctGCAGACACACTGGGGACTTCTGCAGAATGCAG CTGCAAAGGGGAAAGAAGTCGAGGAAAAAGGACAGAACCAGGACTGA
- the hdac10 gene encoding polyamine deacetylase HDAC10 isoform X2, with protein sequence MSGPACKIEIPERLTVSHTALQEEGLAERCVSVPIRQATDAEILLAHSEEYLEAVKKTPYMSLDELRTFTQQYGDVYFHPNIYHCAKLAIGATLQLVDSVMTGKVRNGMALVRPPGHHSQRSAANGFCVFNNVAIAAHYAKKQYGIKRVLIVDWDVHHGQGVQFAFEDDPSVLYFSWHRYEHQGFWPNLRESDYDSVGKEKGAGFNINVPWNKVGMENSDYLSVFFHVLLPIAYEFSPDLVFVCAGFDSAIGDPEGHMCATPDIFAHLTHLLKSLAGGKLCAVLEGGYNLISLSQSVCQTVQTLLGDPTPQTSELNGPCESALESIQCVRSAHKPYWACLKHTVAPPVSEPSTKRCKLAEKEEGVQAEEGQKEEGDGQKAEEEEVVWMKPPSRLAPPVHTEVAIPADLEVPDRCDRVRSSLAPTLQILQRLRDNFFEGSAEEEALMSLCSVIALFEKMKKQEIRNGLALVPDVSVAMLCAAQHAQMSLTNRLLLVYLGDGEIPTYITEDGKALVVQISSKEPEEQKSRYQVSVCLKKGCSDVAGLMQAVLCLLLPLAYEYDPGLVLLVQGPGSEVGKAAWAQITSLLQGLAQGHTLALIQEGEKEAVGTTAASLLGDPAPSLGPLGAPLPEDMEAMERLRQRLQTHWGLLQNAAAKGKEVEEKGQNQD encoded by the exons atgagTGG CCCGGCTTGTAAAATTGAGATCCCTGAGCGTCTGACTGTCAGTCACACAGCTCTGCAGGAGGAGGGTCTGGCTGAGCGCTGTGTCTCTGTGCCTATACGCCAGGCCACCGACGCAGAGATCCTACTGGCTCACAG TGAGGAGTACCTGGAAGCAGTAAAGAAGACACCATACATGAGCCTTGATGAGCTGAGGACATTCACCCAGCAGTATGGGGATGTCTACTTCCACCCG AACATCTACCATTGTGCCAAGTTGGCCATCGGGGCCACTCTCCAGCTGGTGGACAGTGTGATGACGGGGAAAGTAAGGAACGGCATGGCCTTGGTCAG accccCAGGACACCACAGTCAGCGCAGTGCTGCCAACGGCTTCTGTGTGTTCAACAACGTGGCCATCGCTGCCCACTATGCCAAGAAACAGTACGGTATCAAGAG GGTGTTGATAGTGGACTGGGACGTGCATCACGGACAGGGGGTGCAGTTCGCTTTTGAGGATGACCCAAG TGTGCTGTACTTTTCCTGGCACCGCTATGAGCACCAAGGCTTTTGGCCCAACCTGAGGGAATCAGACTATGACAGTGTGGGCAAGGAGAAGGGTGCTGGCTTCAACATCAACGTACCCTGGAACAAG GTGGGGATGGAGAACAGTGATTACCTTTCTGTCTTCTTCCATGTTCTCCTACCCATCGCATATGAG TTCAGTCCAGATTTGGTCTTTGTGTGTGCAGGCTTTGACTCCGCCATTGGAGACCCAGAG GGTCACATGTGTGCCACCCCAGACATCTTTGCCCACCTGACCCACCTCCTGAAGTCCCTGGCTGGGGGGAAACTGTGTGCTGTCCTGGAG GGAGGGTACAACTTGATCTCACTGTCCCAATCAGTGTGCCAGACCGTCCAGACCTTACTCGGAGATCCCACCCCCCAAACGTCAGAACTGAACGGCCCATGTGAGAG TGCTCTGGAGTCCATTCAGTGTGTTAGATCAGCTCACAAGCCATACTGGGCCTGCCTCAAACACACAG TTGCCCCACCCGTGTCTGAGCCCAGCACTAAACGCTGTAAGCTGGCAGAGAAGGAAGAGGGTGTGCAGGCTGAGGAGGGTCAGAAAGAAGAGGGGGATGGTCAGAAagcggaggaagaggaggtggtgtGGATGAAGCCTCCGTCCCGGTTGGCTCCTCCGGTCCACACTGAAGTGGCAATCCCTGCTGACCTGGAGGTCCCTGACAGATGTGACCGTGTGAGGTCATCACTGGCCCCAACTCTTCAGATACTGCAAAGACTAAG GGATAACTTTTTTGAAGGGTCGGCGGAGGAGGAAGCTCTCATGTCTCTCTGCAGCGTCATCGCGCTCTTTGAAAAGATGAAGAAACAAGAG ATTCGTAACGGTCTGGCGCTGGTGCCTGATGTCTCCGTGGCGATGCTGTGTGCCGCGCAGCATGCTCAGATGTCTCTCACCAACCG GTTATTGCTGGTGTACCTGGGGGATGGGGAGATCCCGACATACATCACTGAGGACGG GAAAGCACTCGTGGTGCAGATCAGCAGTAAGGAGCCAGAGGAGCAGAAATCCAGATATCAGGTTTCTGTGTGTCTGAAAAAG GGCTGCAGTGATGTGGCGGGGTTGATGCAGGCTGTGCTGTGCCTGCTCCTGCCTCTGGCCTATGAGTATGACCCTGGGCTGGTGCTGCTGGTGCAGGGGCCAGGCAGTGAGGTGGGGAAGGCAGCCTGGGCACAGATCACCAGCCTACTCCAGGGCCTGGCACAGGGCCACACACTTGCCCTTATACAG GAGGGTGAGAAGGAGGCTGTAGGGACCACAGCAGCCTCTCTGCTGGGGGACCCTGCTCCCTCTCTGGGACCCCTGGGGGCCCCTCTCCCTGAGGACATGGAGGCCatggagagactgagacagaggctGCAGACACACTGGGGACTTCTGCAGAATGCAG CTGCAAAGGGGAAAGAAGTCGAGGAAAAAGGACAGAACCAGGACTGA
- the hdac10 gene encoding polyamine deacetylase HDAC10 isoform X3 produces the protein MTGKVRNGMALVRPPGHHSQRSAANGFCVFNNVAIAAHYAKKQYGIKRVLIVDWDVHHGQGVQFAFEDDPSVLYFSWHRYEHQGFWPNLRESDYDSVGKEKGAGFNINVPWNKVGMENSDYLSVFFHVLLPIAYEFSPDLVFVCAGFDSAIGDPEGHMCATPDIFAHLTHLLKSLAGGKLCAVLEGGYNLISLSQSVCQTVQTLLGDPTPQTSELNGPCESALESIQCVRSAHKPYWACLKHTVAPPVSEPSTKRCKLAEKEEGVQAEEGQKEEGDGQKAEEEEVVWMKPPSRLAPPVHTEVAIPADLEVPDRCDRVRSSLAPTLQILQRLRDNFFEGSAEEEALMSLCSVIALFEKMKKQEIRNGLALVPDVSVAMLCAAQHAQMSLTNRLLLVYLGDGEIPTYITEDGKALVVQISSKEPEEQKSRYQVSVCLKKGCSDVAGLMQAVLCLLLPLAYEYDPGLVLLVQGPGSEVGKAAWAQITSLLQGLAQGHTLALIQEGEKEAVGTTAASLLGDPAPSLGPLGAPLPEDMEAMERLRQRLQTHWGLLQNAAAKGKEVEEKGQNQD, from the exons ATGACGGGGAAAGTAAGGAACGGCATGGCCTTGGTCAG accccCAGGACACCACAGTCAGCGCAGTGCTGCCAACGGCTTCTGTGTGTTCAACAACGTGGCCATCGCTGCCCACTATGCCAAGAAACAGTACGGTATCAAGAG GGTGTTGATAGTGGACTGGGACGTGCATCACGGACAGGGGGTGCAGTTCGCTTTTGAGGATGACCCAAG TGTGCTGTACTTTTCCTGGCACCGCTATGAGCACCAAGGCTTTTGGCCCAACCTGAGGGAATCAGACTATGACAGTGTGGGCAAGGAGAAGGGTGCTGGCTTCAACATCAACGTACCCTGGAACAAG GTGGGGATGGAGAACAGTGATTACCTTTCTGTCTTCTTCCATGTTCTCCTACCCATCGCATATGAG TTCAGTCCAGATTTGGTCTTTGTGTGTGCAGGCTTTGACTCCGCCATTGGAGACCCAGAG GGTCACATGTGTGCCACCCCAGACATCTTTGCCCACCTGACCCACCTCCTGAAGTCCCTGGCTGGGGGGAAACTGTGTGCTGTCCTGGAG GGAGGGTACAACTTGATCTCACTGTCCCAATCAGTGTGCCAGACCGTCCAGACCTTACTCGGAGATCCCACCCCCCAAACGTCAGAACTGAACGGCCCATGTGAGAG TGCTCTGGAGTCCATTCAGTGTGTTAGATCAGCTCACAAGCCATACTGGGCCTGCCTCAAACACACAG TTGCCCCACCCGTGTCTGAGCCCAGCACTAAACGCTGTAAGCTGGCAGAGAAGGAAGAGGGTGTGCAGGCTGAGGAGGGTCAGAAAGAAGAGGGGGATGGTCAGAAagcggaggaagaggaggtggtgtGGATGAAGCCTCCGTCCCGGTTGGCTCCTCCGGTCCACACTGAAGTGGCAATCCCTGCTGACCTGGAGGTCCCTGACAGATGTGACCGTGTGAGGTCATCACTGGCCCCAACTCTTCAGATACTGCAAAGACTAAG GGATAACTTTTTTGAAGGGTCGGCGGAGGAGGAAGCTCTCATGTCTCTCTGCAGCGTCATCGCGCTCTTTGAAAAGATGAAGAAACAAGAG ATTCGTAACGGTCTGGCGCTGGTGCCTGATGTCTCCGTGGCGATGCTGTGTGCCGCGCAGCATGCTCAGATGTCTCTCACCAACCG GTTATTGCTGGTGTACCTGGGGGATGGGGAGATCCCGACATACATCACTGAGGACGG GAAAGCACTCGTGGTGCAGATCAGCAGTAAGGAGCCAGAGGAGCAGAAATCCAGATATCAGGTTTCTGTGTGTCTGAAAAAG GGCTGCAGTGATGTGGCGGGGTTGATGCAGGCTGTGCTGTGCCTGCTCCTGCCTCTGGCCTATGAGTATGACCCTGGGCTGGTGCTGCTGGTGCAGGGGCCAGGCAGTGAGGTGGGGAAGGCAGCCTGGGCACAGATCACCAGCCTACTCCAGGGCCTGGCACAGGGCCACACACTTGCCCTTATACAG GAGGGTGAGAAGGAGGCTGTAGGGACCACAGCAGCCTCTCTGCTGGGGGACCCTGCTCCCTCTCTGGGACCCCTGGGGGCCCCTCTCCCTGAGGACATGGAGGCCatggagagactgagacagaggctGCAGACACACTGGGGACTTCTGCAGAATGCAG CTGCAAAGGGGAAAGAAGTCGAGGAAAAAGGACAGAACCAGGACTGA